The following proteins come from a genomic window of Portunus trituberculatus isolate SZX2019 chromosome 35, ASM1759143v1, whole genome shotgun sequence:
- the LOC123513068 gene encoding ATPase family AAA domain-containing protein 5-like isoform X2: protein MPLSTAVQDLPHCGRGQRGIDFFFKSSPVLTSPVQEKRDILAYFKRVEIPKDQEDQSYNSSLSNNTDDADCSLFSSEEETKQEKNGKINSKVKDSNLSKNCNKKVNTKCPSSGTKETSIDVINLTDDTEPGEDASAKGQSVKGCNNDGKSLKKSKDQGTSDTSVDGKVSPTVSAAPVSHGEEGIVKREIGSSEAKGKEHSATSSNGTTEAKPQLKNPLPPPENKKNVFTFMMANRTKQTEAGKHSGEEGDCNCQESNDDCVVVMDSPSQECEIPGKTSAKAPENVNPAVAKKKLQEVQCDKEKEIADKVIDHDSIEAIKTPVNVNSSDQKKKSQKLKTERKEKKDKTTDLDSSLQDFDLTPLDKPKRKRIRKPRIVKEENSGIKPCLEEVAMPSDLPKPIPKEVMSNCISFSDYMKSACSMVKESAVKESNELKENEESINKCKDELQQVPDSNSGNTKDNKECGSDNVTEIVSVSSECNTVAKKTKLSYPSEKLDEKPQVQIDVKDTGVSQSNQVPAKVKRKRTRRKILVSSDSEEDFMASKSAGASKKKGPKNCDKPPPVSNSSRISNFFKKINQKENDEEENKIVFTVQADVHAPLDGNKETERKLGSSTHTEACGESEDSSSSRRKEISSNTCSLKKNARCKKGMQNNNLDELNKIELLEQIPPTKPLSKKVLNKVCVKAKGGDMEKMSNYTNNAGSSRSKMTVVPRKGKFTRKGSLSTKKEGIRNTINAGKRLLKRKKAPSVSSEEESSDELFIRNKKTNEPIQSDKDISVTSESSSSSSSSSSANSSVVSLDAEEKSSSTMQSSPEASEDDKENVAHYTSQLLSRPGKLSLRLRRVPIPQKICRKEKVKERKVNKNTKQLKKAKGIKRNLKNRKLRTTMKQKSSKEEAGRDTANDKETITLDVSDQADDTADKQLTKKTPKRGKTTQALLSPLASKSAPKGRLQKKSLLLSKKCDGKAESEVQDSSQRRAPRRAAATAKKYTEEVTVDDEDDKPKKAEKSTQKLVTTKGVKLAPIFCKKSSSPDVELVKVVPLSPSKLKARQEFLNSSITDDVKKQLAVEKSNGEDEALPWPPFPAVSHTQQREEGAEVWNLKDSEIPLKKEPSYSPSLESFTFAEDKKVLSRRNVCQKKVSPHVPRLELGDIVFSLSCMKVKYPDFPVYEVFKAYYELKKEAVEAYQKEVKKEETVVNLDDSDEEENSAKRRKRKRKSKLSMLGRGKRRKLGGCKETLEETQQNQQDEVDAVWHERTPHVWTQIFMPKNSEMVIGNTENVKRLKLWLQEWKNKPQIKPKKRKKKSKRVHLTDDFMVSDESTLDDDDDEGIVSTYLVCGPPGAGKTAAVYALASELGYKVLEVNASSRRQGRQVMSQLAEATQSHSVSNASASSQTSSAFSALFSTRTSNTVPTKENSQTGTSSTQDKDSNKKRGVSLVLFEDIDIVFEEWDEGFMSTVNNLMSTTKRPIILTTSHASTNILSQIKERFEVIEFVLPSEKLTAQYLQLAALANGCHVCFQEVKDLVHLNKGDVRKSLLDLQLLSQSGSSHDTCDCAQSEATLDIHEREDWWKEIFPEVKNLTLKKPNQQEFYKLGLLRTFNAKTHFETFTPKSSAGIGWKEIGSNIHCVLPFSLSERERPSLRYPLQPDDLLLKRSNLWQYESLMCSDDEEGKQAEPVTKQPDRKIKPNDPPEVQKASQSCLESLANMYDSMAQLDIMNSSQVITHAAEIKDVGWWVKQPTAGLSNTPSPSHPLWTPHSNDCIIQEIAHKAVARCVGEVASSLEGVTGKDCPQLCLPCDARDELQSCIAQLSSSERERAEKRDVMSRIFEHLPAVTQLNRSAGLDYLPVLRDLAREDELGAALGRGRRSRRFLSYFLQLGWSVSPEDRLSLANSLLS from the exons ATGCCTCTCTCTACGGCCGTCCAG gaCTTGCCTCACTGTGGAAGAGGACAGAGAGGCATTGATTTCTTCTTCAAGAGTTCCCCTGTGTTGACATCTCCCGtgcaagagaaaagagacattTTGGCATATTTTAAAAGAGTAGAAATACCAAAGGATCAAGAGGACCAGAGTTacaattcttctctctcaaaCAACACAGATGATGCAGATTGCTCCTTGTTCAGTTCAGAAGAAGAAactaagcaagaaaaaaatgggaagatcAATAGCAAGGTAAAAGATTCCAATCTGTCCAAAAATTGCaataagaaagttaatacaAAGTGCCCTAGCAGTGGAACAAAGGAGACAAGCATAGATGTAATTAATTTAACCGATGATACTGAACCTGGTGAAGATGCAAGTGCTAAAGGTCAGAGTGTGAAGGGGTGCAATAATGATGGCAAGTCACTGAAGAAGTCTAAGGACCAAGGTACATCTGACACCAGTGTGGATGGAAAAGTGTCCCCAACAGTCAGTGCAGCTCCTGTGTCTCACGGTGAAGAAGGGATTGTGAAGAGAGAAATTGGTTCATCTGAGGCAAAGGGCAAGGAGCATTCAGCAACAAGCAGCAATGGAACCACAGAAGCCAAACCACAGTTGAAGAATCCATTGCCACCaccagaaaataagaagaatgttttcacttttatGATGGCCAACAGGACAAAGCAGACTGAAGCAGGCAAACACTCAGGTGAAGAGGGAGATTGTAATTGTCAGGAAAGTAATGATGATTGTGTGGTTGTTATGGACAGTCCATCCCAGGAGTGTGAGATACCGGGAAAGACTTCAGCAAAGGCTCCTGAGAATGTGAACCCTGCTGTGGCAAAGAAAAAATTACAAGAAGTTCAGtgtgataaggaaaaagaaattgctGATAAAGTTATAGACCATGACTCTATAGAAGCTATCAAAACTCCAGTAAATGTGAATTCTTCTGACCAAAAGAAAAAGTCACAAAAattgaagacagaaagaaaagaaaagaaagataaaactaCTGACCTTGATTCATCACTTCAGGACTTTGACTTAACACCACTTGATAAAcctaaaaggaagagaattaggAAGCCCAGAATTGTGAAAGAGGAGAACAGTGGTATCAAACCTTGCTTAGAGGAGGTTGCAATGCCAAGTGACCTTCCCAAACCGATCCCTAAGGAAGTGATGTCAAACTGTATCTCCTTTTCTGACTACATGAAGAGTGCTTGCAGTATGGTAAAGGAGAGCGCTGTGAAGGAAAGTAATGAgctgaaggaaaacgaagaatcAATAAATAAGTGTAAAGATGAACTACAGCAGGTCCCAGATAGCAATTCTGGTAACACCAAGGATAACAAAGAATGTGGTAGTGACAATGTGACAGAGATTGTAAGTGTTTCATCAGAGTGCAACACAgtggcaaagaaaacgaagctttCTTATCCTTCAGAAAAGTTAGATGAGAAACCTCAAGTCCAGATTGATGTTAAAGATACAGGAGTGTCTCAGTCAAACCAGGTGCCAGccaaggtgaaaagaaagaggacgcGCAGAAAAATACTTGTGTCAAGTGACTCCGAAGAGGACTTCATGGCGTCAAAATCAGCTGGAGCGTCCAAGAAGAAAGGTCCTAAGAATTGTGATAAACCTCCTCCAGTTTCTAACAGTTCAAGGATTTCTAATTTCTTCAAAAAGATCaatcaaaaggaaaatgatgaagaggaaaataagattgTGTTTACTGTACAAGCAGATGTGCATGCTCCCCTTGATGGCAATAAGGAAACTGAAAGGAAACTTGGCAGCTCAACCCACACTGAGGCTTGTGGAGAATCAGAGGACAGCTCTTCcagcagaagaaaggaaataagttcTAATACTTGCAGTTTGAAAAAGAATGCAAGATGTAAGAAGGGTATGCAGAATAATAACCTAGATGAATTGAATAAGATCGAACTGCTTGAACAGATTCCTCCTACAAAACCATTGTCCAAGAAAGTCCTGAATAAAGTTTGTGTTAAAGCAAAAGGTGGTGATATGGAAAAGATGAGCAACTACACAAACAATGCAGGGAGTAGCAGAAGCAAGATGACAGTGGTCCCAAGGAAAGGGAAGTTCACACGGAAAGGAAGTCTGAgcacaaaaaaagaaggtatTAGAAATACGATAAATGCAGGAAAGAGATtgctaaagaggaaaaaagcccCATCAGTCTCATCAGAGGAAGAGAGTTCAGATGAACTGTTCattagaaacaagaaaacaaatgaaccaATACAGAGTGACAAAGATATATCAGTAACAAgtgaaagcagcagcagcagcagtagcagtagtagtgctaATAGTAGTGTTGTTAGTCTTGATGCTGAAGAGAAATCCAGCAGCACAATGCAGTCTTCTCCCGAGGCGAGTGAGGATGACAAGGAGAACGTGGCGCACTACACCTCACAACTCCTGTCCCGCCCCGGCAAACTTAG cttACGGTTAAGAAGAGTTCCTATTCCTCAAAAAATCTGcaggaaagagaaggtgaaggagagaaaagttaatAAGAATACTAAACAGCTGAAGAAAGCTAAAGGTATCAAAAGGAATCTCAAAAATAGAAAGCTCCGTACCACCATGAAGCAAAAGAGTTCCAAGGAGGAGGCTGGCAGAGACACAGCAAATGACAAGGAAACAATAACTCTTGATGTCAGTGACCAGGCAGATGACACTGCCGACAAACAACTCACTAAAAAGACGCCAAAGAGAGGGAAGACCACTCAGGCTCTGCTGAGTCCTCTTGCATCCAAGTCAGCTCCAAAGGGAAGGCTGCAGAAGAAGAGTTTACTCCTTAGCAAGAAGTGCGACGGAAAGGCAGAGAGTGAGGTGCAGGACAGCTCACAGCGCAGAGCACCGAGAcgtgctgctgccactgccaagAAGTACACTGAAGAAGTAACagttgatgatgaagatgataagcCAAAGAAGGCAGAGAAAAGTACCCAAAAGTTGGTTACAACCAAAG GTGTGAAGTTAGCTCCTATATTTTGCAAgaaatcatcatcaccagatGTGGAGCTAGTCAAGGTGGTTCCATTGTCACCAAGCAAACTTAAAGCTCGCCAGGAATTCCTCAACTCAAGTATAACAGATGATGTGAAGAAGCAACTTGCTgtagagaagag CAATGGTGAGGATGAGGCTCTTCCATGGCCGCCATTCCCTGCGGTGAGTCACACTCagcagagagaggagggggctgAAGTATGGAATCTGAAAGATTCTGAA ATACCATTGAAGAAAGAACCTTCCTACTCTCCGTCATTAGAAAGTTTCACATTTGCTGAAGATAAAAAAGTCCTGAGTAGAAGGAATGTCTGTCAGAAGAAGGTTTCTCCCCATGTTCCTCGCCTGGAGCTTGGGGACATTGTGTTCTCCCTTAGCTGCATGAAGGTGAAATACCCAGACTTCCCTGTGTATGAAGTCTTCAAGGCCTACTATGAGCTGAAAAAGGAAGCAGTTGAAGCATAccagaaggaagtgaagaaagaagagactgtAGTGAACCTTGATGAcagtgatgaagaagaaaactctGCCAAGAGAAGGAAACGCAAGCGCAAGAGTAAACTTTCTATGCTAGGAAGAGGCAAGCGAAGAAAACTTGGAGGTTGCAAGGAGACATTGGAAGAGACTCAACAGAACCAGCAGGATGAAGTTGATGCTGTGTGGCACGAGAGGACGCCTCACGTTTGGACTCAGATATTCATGCCCAAGAATTCTGAAATGGTTATTGGGAACACTG AAAATGTGAAGAGACTTAAACTTTGGCTTCAGGAATGGAAGAATAAGCCCCAAATTAAacctaaaaagagaaagaaaaagtcaaaaAGAG TACACTTAACAGATGACTTTATGGTGTCTGATGAGTCGactcttgatgatgatgatgatgagggcaTTGTGAGCACCTACCTGGTGTGTGGGCCACCTGGTGCTGGGAAGACTGCTGCTGTGTATGCCTTGGCTAGTGAATTGGGATACAAG GTGCTGGAAGTGAATGCATCCTCTCGACGGCAAGGCAGGCAAGTCATGAGTCAGTTGGCTGAAGCTACTCAGTCACATTCTGTCTCCAATGCTTCTGCCTCCTCCCAGACCTCCAGTGCCTTCTCTGCCTTGTTCTCCACCAGGACGTCAAACACTGTGCCGACCAAGG AAAACAGCCAGACAGGAACTTCCTCAACACAGGACAAAGACTCCAACAAGAAGAGAggtgtttctcttgttctctttgaAGAT ATTGACATTGTGTTTGAGGAGTGGGATGAAGGCTTCATGTCCACTGTCAACAACCTCATGTCCACCACCAAGAGACCCATCATCCTCACCACCTCTCATGCCTCCACAAACATCCTTTCTCAAATCAAAGAGCGTTTTGAGGTCATAGAATTTGTTCTGCCTTCTGAAAAGCTTACTG CCCAGTACTTGCAGTTAGCTGCTTTAGCCAATGGGTGCCATGTCTGCTTCCAAGAGGTTAAGGATCTGGTGCATCTCAATAAAGGTGATGTCAGGAAGTCACTGCTGGATCTCCAGTTGTTGAGTCAGTCAGGATCCAGCCATGACACTTGTGACTGTGCTCAGTCTGAG GCCACCTTGGATATACACGAGAGAGAAGACTGGTGGAAGGAGATATTCCCGGAAGTAAAAAACCTCACTCTCAAGAAACCAAACCAACAGGAATTTTATAAATTGGGTTTATTGAGGACATTTAATGCTAAAACTCATTTTGAAACCTTCACCCCAAAGTCATCAGCAGGCATTGGTTGGAAGGAAATTGGAAGTAACATTCACTGTGTCCTGCCTTTCTCtttgagtgaaagagaaagacctTCCCTCAGGTATCCTCTGCAGCCTGATGACCTCCTTCTCAAGAGATCTAACTTATGGCAGTATGAAAGTTTGATGTGTTCAgatgatgaagagggaaaacaggCTGAACCTGTGACCAAGCAACCTGACAGAAAAATCAAACCAAATGATCCTCCTGAAGTACAGAAAGCTTCTCAAAGCTGTCTAGAATCATTGGCCAATATGTATGACTCAATGGCTCAGTTGGACATTATGAATTCATCACAGGTCATCACTCATGCTGCTGAAATTAAAGATGTTGGTTGGTGGGTTAAGCAACCAACTGCAGGCTTAAGCAACACCCCTAGCCCTTCTCATCCCCTCTGGACACCTCACAGCAATGATTGCATTATTCAAGAAATAGCTCACAAGGCTGTAGCTCGTTGTGTTGGGGAAGTTGCCTCATCTCTTGAAGGAGTGACTGGCAAAGACTGTCCACAGCTTTGCCTGCCTTGTGATGCGAGGGATGAGTTGCAAAGCTGTATTGCGCAGTTATCCAGCAGTGAACG tgagagagcagagaaaaGGGATGTCATGAGCAGAATATTTGAACACTTGCCAGCAGTGACTCAGCTGAATCGCAGTGCTGGGCTGGACTACCTTCCTGTTCTCAGAGATCTGGCTCGGGAAGATGAGCTTGGGGCAGCACTGGGAAGGGGAAGACGAAGCAGACGGTTCCTGAGTTATTTCCTACAGTTGGGTTGGAGTGTATCTCCGGAAGATAGATTATCATTAGCTAATTCTTTGCTTTCTTAG